The proteins below come from a single Triticum aestivum cultivar Chinese Spring chromosome 5D, IWGSC CS RefSeq v2.1, whole genome shotgun sequence genomic window:
- the LOC123125664 gene encoding uncharacterized protein, with protein sequence MSRASPWTPANLQPDCREDKKRRLPQGHTGEVNSSRSAHEDLDDMFASLSIDSVLAQENSGERPKDRKRKSCQENAGNLTNALPDDVLENMFASLSIDSRVTSTASMRSGKGSFIILDDNILAGGNSDCTTTSTDSRRPRSEVFIERVNDLLLRHVGTRVRVFEIRFDLNSTHAAHLDKWVQFASEAGAQDVKLSLCKNTTSCPEHFVTANRYNFPLHCFGDGRQRSSMRKLDLTNCIFTPPPDSGAFSSLVCLYLVRVTITDSGIQNICSCCPILRHLRLARCDNLVNVRISHEVLICLDIFRCKKLVSVEIHATCLLIFEYDGREVHINYASTPSMRFLVNKFGHQNGYLSDGVEGMKRIRKITLTFLWPSEKPSYTLYAIKFTAIQFINLFILPSWNNVRGVAYLVKATPYLKRLRLEARSGDHHYRDDVQVSWPEGISLKRLRFITVGGFAAQAPLVELLVCMVHAGARSRRTYLQIDPHHHLCKGLGRWVREDVGDKPARDRVREAARETLRSRLPPSVKLVIK encoded by the exons ATGAGCCGCGCATCACCGTGGACGCCGGCGAACCTCCAACCag ATTGTCGCGAGGATAAGAAGAGGAGATTACCCCAAGGTCACACCGGAGAGGTAAACAGCAGCAGATCAGCACATGAAGATCTTGACGACATGTTTGCGTCGCTGTCCATCGACAGCGTCCTCGCTCAAGAAAATTCAG GAGAGCGTCCCAAGGACAGGAAGAGAAAATCATGCCAAGAAAATGCTGGAAATTTGACTAACgctttaccggatgatgttttggAAAACATGTTTGCGTCGCTTTCGATTGATTCTAGAGTGACAAGTACTGCTTCCATGAGATCGGGGAAAGGATCTTTTATTATTCTTGATGACAATATTCTTGCTGGAGGTAATTCAGATTGCACCACCACTTCCACTGACTCTAGGAGGCCAAGGTCAGAGGTATTCATTGAAAGGGTAAATGACCTGTTGCTGCGCCATGTTGGAACTCGTGTTCGAGTGTTCGAGATTCGTTTTGATTTGAACTCCACTCATGCTGCCCACCTTGACAAATGGGTCCAGTTTGCGTCAGAGGCGGGTGCACAAGATGTGAAACTTAGCTTGTGTAAAAACACGACATCTTGTCCGGAGCATTTTGTGACTGCAAATCGTTATAACTTCCCTTTGCATTGCTTTGGCGATGGGCGACAAAGATCCTCGATGCGGAAGCTAGACCTGACGAATTGCATATTCACGCCACCGCCGGATTCCGGTGCCTTTTCCTCCCTTGTATGCCTTTATCTAGTACGTGTCACAATAACCGACTCCGGCATCCAGAACATTTGCTCTTGCTGCCCTATTCTCCGCCATTTGAGACTGGCACGATGCGACAATCTGGTTAATGTAAGGATTTCCCATGAAGTGCTGATATGCTTGGATATATTTCGTTGCAAAAAGCTGGTGAGTGTTGAGATTCACGCCACCTGCCTACTCATCTTCGAGTATGATGGAcgtgaggtacacatcaattatgCTAGTACACCCAGTATGAGGTTTTTGGTAAATAAGTTCGGGCATCAAAATGGTTATCTTTCGGACGGTGTAGAAGGCATGAAAAGGATCAGAAAAATCACCTTGACATTTCTTTGGCCATCGGAG AAGCCCAGTTATACACTCTACGCGATCAAATTCACAGCAATACAGTTCATCAACCTATTTATTTTGCCATCTTGGAATAATGTTCGTGGAGTAGCTTATCTCGTCAAGGCAACTCCTTATCTTAAAAGACTCCGGCTAGAA GCACGCAGCGGAGACCACCATTACCGGGACGACGTCCAGGTCAGCTGGCCTGAGGGCATCTCTCTCAAGAGGCTCCGTTTCATCACCGTGGGCGGTTTCGCCGCCCAGGCCCCGCTGGTCGAGCTCTTGGTGTGCATGGTGCACGCGGGCGCCCGGTCGAGGAGGACGTATCTCCAGATCGACCCGCACCACCATCTCTGCAAAGGGCTGGGCCGGTGGGTCAGGGAGGACGTCGGCGACAAGCCCGCGAGGGACCGCGTGAGGGAGGCCGCCAGGGAGACCCTCCGCTCCAGGCTCCCGCCGTCCGTGAAGCTTGTCATCAAATGA
- the LOC123123081 gene encoding transcription factor PHYTOCHROME INTERACTING FACTOR-LIKE 13 — protein sequence MDGNGRSAASHKKPLVADNDLVELLWHNGAVVAQPQTHPRPAPSGLAGGGGETAAWFQDDVDALGNDVYAQLWNSIAVGAAPEVACAALPGPSSHPPPPQLPPPPMRSGIASSWTGGDIGSTFCGSNLVPEVPAGDREEASAAPPSEGTRGASTRDGGAGTSSSGGSGSNFGGSGLPSESGGHAHKRKGRGKDDSDSRSEDVECEATEETKSSRRHGSKRRSRAAEVHNQSERRRRDRINEKMRSLQELIPHCNKADKASILDEAIEYLKSLQMQVQIMWMTTGMAPMMFPGSHQFMPPMAVGMNSACMPAAQGLNQMARVPYMNHSLSNHIPMNPSPAMNPMYIANQMQNIQLREAASNHFLHLDGGQATAPQVAGPYAYTPQVAPKSQIPEVPDCTVAPISGPGQPPAPDGI from the exons ATGGACGGCAATGGGAGATCGGCGGCGAGCCACAAGAAGCCTCTCGT CGCGGACAACGACCTGGTGGAGCTGCTGTGGCACAACGGGGCGGTCGTCGCGCAGCCGCAGACGCACCCGAGGCCGGCGCCCAGCGgcctcgccggcggtggcggggagaCGGCCGCGTGGTTCCAGGACGACGTCGACGCGCTGGGGAACGACGTCTACGCACAGCTCTGGAACAGCATTGCGGTGGGCGCCGCCCCGGAGGTCGCGTGCGCGGCGCTCCCGGGGCCCAGCTCCCACCCTCCCCCGccgcagctgccgccgccgccgatgcgGAGCGGCATCGCCTCCAGCTGGACCGGGGGCGACATCGGCTCCACCTTCTGCGGCAGCAACCTGGTCCCGGAGGTGCCGGCGGGGGACAGAGAGGAGGCGAGCGCCGCGCCGCCGTCGGAGGGGACGCGCGGGGCGAGCACGCGCGACGGCGGCGCCGGCACCTCGTCGTCCGGCGGGTCCGGGAGCAACTTCGGGGGCTCCGGCCTGCCGAGCGAGAGCGGCGGCCATGCCCACAAGAGGAAGGGGAGGGGCAAAGACGACTCCGATAGCCGCAGCGAG GATGTGGAGTGTGAGGCGACCGAGGAGACCAAATCGTCGAggcggcacgggtcgaagcggagGAGCAGGGCAGCTGAGGTTCATAACCAGTCAGAGAGG AGGCGAAGGGACCGGATCAACGAAAAGATGCGGTCGTTGCAAGAACTCATACCCCACTGCAACAAG GCTGACAAAGCATCAATATTAGATGAGGCGATCGAGTACTTAAAGTCCCTCCAAATGCAAGTTCAG ATTATGTGGATGACCACCGGGATGGCGCCAATGATGTTTCCTGGTTCTCACCAGTTCATGCCGCCGATGGCCGTGGGCATGAACTCGGCATGCATGCCTGCGGCACAGGGTCTAAATCAGATGGCAAGAGTGCCATACATGAACCATTCCTTGTCAAATCACATCCCTATGAACCCATCTCCAGCCATGAACCCTATGTACATTGCAAACCAGATGCAAAACATACAGCTGAGAGAAGCAGCAAGTAACCATTTCCTTCACCTAGATGGTGGGCAGGCAACGGCACCTCAG GTAGCAGGACCATATGCTTATACACCACAAGTAGCACCAAAAAGCCAGATACCGGAAGTGCCGGATTGTACTGTCGCGCCAATTTCTGGGCCCGGACAACCACCTGCACCTGATGGAATTTAG